In Phragmites australis chromosome 16, lpPhrAust1.1, whole genome shotgun sequence, one DNA window encodes the following:
- the LOC133894840 gene encoding thioredoxin-like protein CITRX, chloroplastic has product MAIAASLLPASAVRPVPRAPAPLPQIRLVPVPLAPARKDDPRGCSGVGASVSNRRAPTVRRNAAETTAYVPGSGKYIAPDYLVKKVTAKEVEELVRGERKVPLIVDFYATWCGPCVQMAQDIEMLAVEYEDNVLFVKVDTDDEYEFARDMQVRGLPTLYFFSPDQSKDAIRTEGLIPIDMIRNIIDNEL; this is encoded by the exons ATGGCCATCGCCGCCTCCCTCCTGCCGGCCTCTGCCGTACGTCCCGTTCCCCGAGCACCCGCCCCGCTCCCGCAGATTCGCCTCGTACCCGTCCCGCTGGCCCCAGCGCGCAAGGACGACCCTCGCGGATGCAGCGGCGTCGGCGCCAGCGTCAGCAACCGCCGCGCACCAACCGTTCGACGGAACGCCGCCGAGACGACGGCCTACGTCCCGGGCTCCGGAAAATACATCGCGCCGGACTACCTCGTG AAGAAGGTGACGGCcaaggaggtggaggagctgGTGAGGGGTGAGAGGAAGGTGCCGCTCATCGTCGACTTCTACGCGACGTGGTGCGGGCCCTGCGTTCAAATGGCTCAGGACATAGAGATG CTTGCAGTTGAATACGAGGACAACGTCCTATTTGTGAAGGTGGACACAGATGATGAATATGAATTTGCAAGAGACATGCAG GTAAGAGGACTTCCGACGTTGTATTTCTTCAGTCCAGATCAAAGCAAAGACGCCATACGCACGGAGGGGCTAATTCCTATTGATATGATCAGAAACATTATCGATAACGAGCTGTGA